A single Triticum dicoccoides isolate Atlit2015 ecotype Zavitan chromosome 2A, WEW_v2.0, whole genome shotgun sequence DNA region contains:
- the LOC119354242 gene encoding pentatricopeptide repeat-containing protein At4g18975, chloroplastic-like isoform X4: MAAGPFALRLGPRLAAPTVASATRGGGRGSGHPTTSRALVSKKPNKDHRLWIRKDSAGSGKKALCLVNTVTKWLMSKGQVLTWTTYDTLLLALSMDGRVDEAESIWNTILQTYTRSVPKKLFSRMIQIYNTRHLPDKVLEIYADMEELGVRPDEDTTRRIGRAFATSGQEDKQKPVLEKYLKKWKYIHFNGERVRVRRAGPLA, from the exons ATGGCGGCGGGTCCCTTCGCGCTCCGCCTAGGGCCGCGCCTCGCGGCGCCGACGGTGGCGAGTGCGAcgaggggaggaggacgaggaagtgGCCACCCTACGACCAGCCGAGCGCT GGTGTCAAAGAAGCCAAACAAGGACCACCGTTTGTGGATTAGGAAGGATTCGGCTGGGTCAGGGAAGAAGGCTCTTTGTCTTGTTAATACT GTAACCAAGTGGCTGATGAGTAAAGGTCAGGTGCTGACATGGACAACGTACGATACACTGCTGTTGGCTCTTTCTATGGATGGAAGAGTAGATGAGGCTGAGTCAATTTGGAATACTATCTTACAAACTTATACACGCTCAGTGCCCAAGAAGTTGTTCTCTCGGATGATCCAGATTTACAACACGCGCCATCTTCCAGACAAAGTTTTGGAG ATATATGCTGACATGGAAGAATTGGGCGTGCGTCCAGACGAGGATACAACAAGAAGAATCGGACGAGCATTTGCAACTTCAGGCCAGGAAGATAAGCAGAAGCCTGTCCTTGAAAAATACTTGAAGAAGTGGAAGTACATCCATTTCAACGGCGAGCGTGTTCGGGTGCGGAGGGCAGGACCTTTGGCCTAG
- the LOC119354242 gene encoding pentatricopeptide repeat-containing protein At4g18975, chloroplastic-like isoform X3 — protein sequence MTMLILCYKELTSVIACVIVRRDNVVEFDPKIKRVSHVRQRSNYRVSKKPNKDHRLWIRKDSAGSGKKALCLVNTVTKWLMSKGQVLTWTTYDTLLLALSMDGRVDEAESIWNTILQTYTRSVPKKLFSRMIQIYNTRHLPDKVLEIYADMEELGVRPDEDTTRRIGRAFATSGQEDKQKPVLEKYLKKWKYIHFNGERVRVRRAGPLA from the exons ATGACCATGCTGATTTTGTGTTATAAGGAGCTAACTTCTGTGATCGCATGCGTTATTGTCAGGCGAGACAATGTCGTGGAGTTTGATCCTAAAATCAAGCGTGTATCGCACGTCCGTCAAAGGTCAAACTACCG GGTGTCAAAGAAGCCAAACAAGGACCACCGTTTGTGGATTAGGAAGGATTCGGCTGGGTCAGGGAAGAAGGCTCTTTGTCTTGTTAATACT GTAACCAAGTGGCTGATGAGTAAAGGTCAGGTGCTGACATGGACAACGTACGATACACTGCTGTTGGCTCTTTCTATGGATGGAAGAGTAGATGAGGCTGAGTCAATTTGGAATACTATCTTACAAACTTATACACGCTCAGTGCCCAAGAAGTTGTTCTCTCGGATGATCCAGATTTACAACACGCGCCATCTTCCAGACAAAGTTTTGGAG ATATATGCTGACATGGAAGAATTGGGCGTGCGTCCAGACGAGGATACAACAAGAAGAATCGGACGAGCATTTGCAACTTCAGGCCAGGAAGATAAGCAGAAGCCTGTCCTTGAAAAATACTTGAAGAAGTGGAAGTACATCCATTTCAACGGCGAGCGTGTTCGGGTGCGGAGGGCAGGACCTTTGGCCTAG
- the LOC119354242 gene encoding pentatricopeptide repeat-containing protein At4g18975, chloroplastic-like isoform X1: MTMLILCYKELTSVIACVIVRRDNVVEFDPKIKRVSHVRQRSNYRVSKKPNKDHRLWIRKDSAGSGKKALCLVNTVSKLPNEKEAVYGALDRWTAFESEFPIIAAAKALEMLKKRRKWLQIIQVTKWLMSKGQVLTWTTYDTLLLALSMDGRVDEAESIWNTILQTYTRSVPKKLFSRMIQIYNTRHLPDKVLEIYADMEELGVRPDEDTTRRIGRAFATSGQEDKQKPVLEKYLKKWKYIHFNGERVRVRRAGPLA, translated from the exons ATGACCATGCTGATTTTGTGTTATAAGGAGCTAACTTCTGTGATCGCATGCGTTATTGTCAGGCGAGACAATGTCGTGGAGTTTGATCCTAAAATCAAGCGTGTATCGCACGTCCGTCAAAGGTCAAACTACCG GGTGTCAAAGAAGCCAAACAAGGACCACCGTTTGTGGATTAGGAAGGATTCGGCTGGGTCAGGGAAGAAGGCTCTTTGTCTTGTTAATACT GTTTCAAAACTACCGAATGAAAAAGAAGCTGTTTATGGTGCATTGGATAGGTGGACTGCTTTTGAGTCTGAATTTCCTATTATAGCAGCGGCTAAAGCTTTGGAGATGTTGAAAAAGCGAAGAAAATGGCTACAGATTATCCAG GTAACCAAGTGGCTGATGAGTAAAGGTCAGGTGCTGACATGGACAACGTACGATACACTGCTGTTGGCTCTTTCTATGGATGGAAGAGTAGATGAGGCTGAGTCAATTTGGAATACTATCTTACAAACTTATACACGCTCAGTGCCCAAGAAGTTGTTCTCTCGGATGATCCAGATTTACAACACGCGCCATCTTCCAGACAAAGTTTTGGAG ATATATGCTGACATGGAAGAATTGGGCGTGCGTCCAGACGAGGATACAACAAGAAGAATCGGACGAGCATTTGCAACTTCAGGCCAGGAAGATAAGCAGAAGCCTGTCCTTGAAAAATACTTGAAGAAGTGGAAGTACATCCATTTCAACGGCGAGCGTGTTCGGGTGCGGAGGGCAGGACCTTTGGCCTAG
- the LOC119354242 gene encoding pentatricopeptide repeat-containing protein At4g18975, chloroplastic-like isoform X2 — protein sequence MAAGPFALRLGPRLAAPTVASATRGGGRGSGHPTTSRALVSKKPNKDHRLWIRKDSAGSGKKALCLVNTVSKLPNEKEAVYGALDRWTAFESEFPIIAAAKALEMLKKRRKWLQIIQVTKWLMSKGQVLTWTTYDTLLLALSMDGRVDEAESIWNTILQTYTRSVPKKLFSRMIQIYNTRHLPDKVLEIYADMEELGVRPDEDTTRRIGRAFATSGQEDKQKPVLEKYLKKWKYIHFNGERVRVRRAGPLA from the exons ATGGCGGCGGGTCCCTTCGCGCTCCGCCTAGGGCCGCGCCTCGCGGCGCCGACGGTGGCGAGTGCGAcgaggggaggaggacgaggaagtgGCCACCCTACGACCAGCCGAGCGCT GGTGTCAAAGAAGCCAAACAAGGACCACCGTTTGTGGATTAGGAAGGATTCGGCTGGGTCAGGGAAGAAGGCTCTTTGTCTTGTTAATACT GTTTCAAAACTACCGAATGAAAAAGAAGCTGTTTATGGTGCATTGGATAGGTGGACTGCTTTTGAGTCTGAATTTCCTATTATAGCAGCGGCTAAAGCTTTGGAGATGTTGAAAAAGCGAAGAAAATGGCTACAGATTATCCAG GTAACCAAGTGGCTGATGAGTAAAGGTCAGGTGCTGACATGGACAACGTACGATACACTGCTGTTGGCTCTTTCTATGGATGGAAGAGTAGATGAGGCTGAGTCAATTTGGAATACTATCTTACAAACTTATACACGCTCAGTGCCCAAGAAGTTGTTCTCTCGGATGATCCAGATTTACAACACGCGCCATCTTCCAGACAAAGTTTTGGAG ATATATGCTGACATGGAAGAATTGGGCGTGCGTCCAGACGAGGATACAACAAGAAGAATCGGACGAGCATTTGCAACTTCAGGCCAGGAAGATAAGCAGAAGCCTGTCCTTGAAAAATACTTGAAGAAGTGGAAGTACATCCATTTCAACGGCGAGCGTGTTCGGGTGCGGAGGGCAGGACCTTTGGCCTAG